A window of the Dissulfuribacter thermophilus genome harbors these coding sequences:
- a CDS encoding YggT family protein has translation MFILANFLNALASVIDMVLSLYIWIVIVQALISWVNPDPFNPIVRFLYQVTEPVFYRVRRILPLQFGGIDLTPMVVIIAIVFIKSFLVTTLHQLAYRLV, from the coding sequence ATGTTTATTCTCGCCAATTTCTTAAATGCATTGGCCTCAGTCATTGATATGGTGCTTTCACTCTACATTTGGATCGTCATAGTACAGGCTCTAATCTCCTGGGTGAACCCAGATCCCTTTAATCCTATTGTAAGATTTTTATATCAAGTAACTGAACCAGTATTTTATAGAGTAAGGAGGATACTTCCCTTGCAATTTGGGGGAATTGATTTAACCCCAATGGTAGTAATAATAGCCATTGTGTTTATTAAAAGTTTTCTAGTGACCACCCTTCACCAGCTTGCTTATAGGCTTGTCTAA